A single window of Leptospira koniambonensis DNA harbors:
- a CDS encoding FAD-dependent monooxygenase produces the protein MDRIEELEKPNVLIVGAGPVGLLTANLLGREGIPVLIIDQNPGILEIPRAISLDQDALRILQASGLGEEASKIMPSISWVEMISPYVGTLAKINSMGSMDGHPRLVSIYQPDLERLLRKGLERFDHVRLWSECTYLTHVESDSEIILKVKCNGTTYKISTGFLLGCDGAHSPIREKQGWKLKGSAYKEDWLILDVEDMPNVLSKVEFICDPKRPIAHVPGPGKSQRWEFLLKEGETREEMEKSEKVAELIRPWGELSSMKVQRKAVYRFQAKTAECMGKGRVFLLGDAAHLTPPFAGQGLVSGMRDSFNLAWKIASVLRKEASRDILSSYNLERKPHAKKMIRLAVFLGSIIMTRSRIAAFFRDFLMIFLSFTPARPYLSDLRLKPDNSFGKGLFLKTNTLKKSSLSPGSIFPQAPLRLKEGNWELSDSLLGSNLCLVGYGADPSRNLSRSNIEIWKKMGGRILYISNQQQVSEIISNSAEDVTSSFLKFFGGADRFAIVRPDKIVAAVFYGKELDDTILRFAEIYQRKCHE, from the coding sequence ATGGATAGGATCGAGGAGTTGGAGAAACCGAACGTTTTGATCGTAGGCGCGGGTCCGGTAGGACTTCTGACTGCGAACCTATTGGGACGGGAAGGAATTCCAGTCCTAATTATAGATCAGAATCCAGGAATTTTGGAAATTCCGAGAGCCATTTCCTTGGACCAAGATGCCTTGAGAATTCTCCAAGCTTCCGGGCTAGGAGAAGAAGCTTCTAAAATTATGCCTTCTATCTCCTGGGTCGAAATGATCTCTCCTTACGTAGGAACATTAGCTAAGATTAATTCGATGGGATCTATGGACGGACATCCTCGTTTGGTTTCAATTTATCAACCGGACTTGGAGAGACTTTTAAGAAAGGGTCTCGAAAGATTCGATCATGTAAGGCTTTGGTCAGAGTGTACATATTTAACTCATGTTGAGTCGGATTCGGAAATTATCTTAAAAGTAAAATGTAACGGAACTACTTATAAAATTTCGACAGGTTTTCTATTAGGGTGTGACGGCGCTCATAGTCCTATCCGTGAAAAACAAGGATGGAAACTGAAAGGTTCTGCTTACAAAGAAGATTGGCTGATCTTAGATGTAGAAGATATGCCTAACGTTCTTAGTAAGGTCGAATTTATTTGTGATCCTAAAAGGCCTATCGCACATGTTCCTGGTCCAGGAAAATCACAACGTTGGGAGTTTCTTCTTAAGGAAGGAGAAACCAGGGAAGAAATGGAAAAGTCCGAAAAGGTCGCGGAACTCATTCGTCCTTGGGGAGAACTTTCTTCCATGAAGGTACAAAGAAAGGCCGTTTATAGATTCCAAGCTAAGACAGCAGAATGTATGGGAAAGGGAAGAGTATTCTTACTGGGAGATGCTGCTCATTTAACTCCTCCATTCGCTGGACAAGGATTAGTAAGTGGCATGAGAGACTCTTTCAATCTTGCCTGGAAAATTGCATCCGTTTTACGTAAAGAAGCTTCTAGGGATATACTTTCGAGCTATAACCTAGAGAGAAAACCACATGCAAAAAAGATGATACGTTTGGCTGTGTTTTTGGGATCGATCATTATGACTAGAAGTAGGATCGCTGCTTTTTTTAGGGATTTTTTGATGATATTCCTGTCTTTTACTCCTGCTCGTCCTTATTTATCGGATCTGAGATTAAAACCGGATAATTCGTTCGGTAAAGGTCTATTCTTAAAGACGAATACTTTAAAAAAATCTTCACTTTCTCCAGGATCCATTTTCCCACAAGCTCCTCTCCGATTAAAAGAAGGGAATTGGGAATTATCAGATTCTTTATTAGGCTCAAATCTCTGTCTTGTTGGTTATGGAGCAGATCCTTCCCGTAACTTAAGCCGATCTAATATTGAAATTTGGAAAAAAATGGGAGGAAGAATATTATATATTTCGAATCAACAGCAGGTTTCTGAGATTATTTCTAATTCAGCTGAAGATGTTACTTCTTCTTTTTTGAAATTTTTCGGTGGCGCGGATCGATTCGCGATTGTTCGTCCGGATAAGATTGTGGCCGCAGTCTTTTATGGAAAGGAACTAGATGATACAATTTTGAGATTTGCAGAAATCTACCAAAGGAAGTGCCATGAATAA
- a CDS encoding TetR/AcrR family transcriptional regulator, with amino-acid sequence MSSPPKKLLPKRERTRLQILKAALKLFARKDAGEASISDVIAEAEIANGTFYNHFKTKEELLEASSLSLIESLASEVETLMGDMDDPAERMALAGIYFFKKARMDSNWAWALIRIAAVAPRMSDMLLSYPLRDLQRGVTSGKFSIESTETALGLFVGSLHYGIRNILEGRAKNRLHDREMMTLVLRSYGVKAETAKKLASKGFERAWKED; translated from the coding sequence ATGAGTTCTCCCCCCAAAAAACTACTCCCGAAAAGAGAACGGACCAGGCTCCAGATCCTGAAAGCTGCCCTCAAACTATTCGCAAGAAAAGACGCAGGAGAAGCATCAATCTCAGATGTGATTGCAGAAGCTGAAATCGCAAACGGAACCTTTTATAATCATTTCAAAACCAAAGAAGAACTTTTAGAAGCTTCTTCCTTATCTTTAATAGAATCTTTAGCATCCGAAGTGGAAACTCTTATGGGAGATATGGATGACCCTGCAGAAAGAATGGCGCTTGCAGGGATCTATTTTTTCAAAAAAGCCAGGATGGATTCGAATTGGGCCTGGGCACTGATCCGGATCGCAGCTGTAGCGCCAAGAATGAGTGATATGCTTTTAAGTTATCCATTGAGAGATCTGCAAAGAGGCGTAACATCAGGAAAATTCTCTATTGAATCTACTGAAACCGCACTAGGACTTTTTGTGGGTTCCCTACATTACGGGATCAGGAATATATTAGAAGGAAGAGCGAAAAATAGATTACACGATAGAGAGATGATGACTCTTGTACTCAGAAGTTATGGAGTAAAGGCCGAGACTGCAAAAAAACTTGCTTCCAAAGGTTTCGAAAGGGCCTGGAAAGAAGACTAA
- a CDS encoding rod-binding protein, translating to MMIDKIQDYRSKLDLTERPEVQKLLREEKNAKPGQSFPDQLREEFNNTLSGKISSSEVRMPHNIKEEISADPYRKKLFDASGEFESMFVKMMLKEMKATVHKSGLIDGGYAEEIFEDMLYDEYSKNLSANSSLGLAEQIYQSLSSNLPPISKLDSKI from the coding sequence ATAATGATAGATAAAATACAAGACTATCGATCTAAATTGGATCTTACTGAAAGACCGGAAGTCCAAAAACTTTTGCGTGAAGAAAAAAATGCAAAGCCTGGCCAAAGTTTCCCTGATCAATTAAGAGAAGAGTTTAATAATACTCTATCTGGAAAAATTTCTTCTTCTGAAGTGAGAATGCCTCATAATATTAAAGAGGAAATTTCTGCTGATCCATATCGCAAAAAGTTATTCGATGCTTCCGGTGAATTCGAATCCATGTTTGTTAAGATGATGTTGAAAGAGATGAAGGCTACAGTTCATAAGTCTGGGCTTATTGACGGTGGATACGCGGAAGAAATTTTCGAAGATATGCTCTATGACGAATATTCTAAGAATTTATCTGCGAATTCATCTTTGGGACTTGCGGAACAGATCTATCAGTCTCTATCTTCTAATCTTCCGCCGATCTCTAAGCTAGATTCTAAAATTTAA
- a CDS encoding flagellar basal body P-ring protein FlgI: MKRAILLFIIFSLSLSSAEVRLKDLAKIEGIRDNQITGYGIVVGLPGTGDSKTPMTTESMKNYLKNLGVDANLKPEQTKNIASVLITANIPSYARKGDRLDVTVSSIGDAKSLEGGVLLQSPLKTANDKIYAVASGVISFGGKENTAGGLGRASKKTVGIVHAGAIVETELKEDFFSNQRVVIRLNSQDFSLMNNVVNRIKETVPEKFGLKAESIQALTPSEIVIEVGAGFSAKSPGLLNLLSDLENITVESNPRAKVVINERSGVIVMGGNITIDEVAVARSGLSLSVADKNRRPLRLSGEKPPTKESFVIEEATQVSDVVEALNKVGASTKDIIAILEALKSAGALHAELEIQ; this comes from the coding sequence ATGAAAAGAGCAATTTTACTTTTTATAATATTCTCCCTATCTCTTTCCAGCGCAGAAGTTCGTTTAAAGGATTTAGCTAAGATAGAAGGGATTAGAGATAATCAGATCACTGGTTATGGGATCGTAGTTGGTCTTCCTGGTACTGGAGATTCTAAAACTCCAATGACTACTGAGAGTATGAAAAATTACCTCAAGAACTTGGGAGTGGATGCAAATCTAAAGCCAGAACAAACTAAGAACATAGCATCCGTATTAATTACTGCTAATATTCCTTCTTACGCTCGTAAAGGTGATCGATTAGACGTGACTGTTTCTTCTATCGGAGATGCAAAGTCTCTGGAAGGAGGAGTTCTTCTTCAATCTCCTTTGAAAACTGCGAACGATAAAATTTATGCAGTTGCAAGTGGAGTTATCTCTTTCGGTGGAAAAGAAAACACCGCAGGTGGACTCGGAAGAGCTTCCAAAAAGACAGTAGGGATAGTTCACGCAGGTGCAATTGTAGAAACTGAATTGAAAGAAGATTTCTTTTCTAACCAAAGAGTAGTCATTCGATTGAACAGCCAAGACTTCTCTTTGATGAATAATGTAGTGAATCGTATCAAAGAAACTGTCCCTGAAAAATTTGGACTAAAAGCTGAATCTATTCAAGCGTTAACTCCTTCTGAGATCGTGATTGAAGTCGGTGCTGGATTTTCTGCTAAGTCTCCGGGTTTACTCAATCTTCTTTCTGATCTGGAAAACATCACTGTAGAATCAAATCCAAGAGCGAAAGTAGTGATCAATGAAAGATCTGGGGTGATCGTGATGGGTGGAAACATCACGATTGATGAAGTTGCAGTTGCAAGATCTGGCTTAAGTCTTTCCGTCGCAGATAAGAACAGAAGACCTTTGAGACTGAGCGGAGAGAAACCTCCTACAAAAGAATCTTTCGTAATAGAAGAGGCCACTCAGGTCTCTGATGTGGTGGAAGCATTGAACAAAGTAGGAGCTTCTACAAAAGATATTATAGCAATTTTAGAAGCATTGAAGTCAGCAGGTGCTCTTCATGCAGAACTGGAGATACAATAA
- a CDS encoding flagellar basal body L-ring protein FlgH, which produces MIRSLKFILPLLFLSGMIALFAQDLSQWQDKNPYSRSQNLKVGTTIFVKLKEGFTAEFEIESTADENITIKAVPDKKVIPENPTYNTDRTIVRKNKGKIKSLGKLKGNLTAVVTAIDTNTGLLTLQGQRSSTYNGEPSQVLLTGRLSPEFISRDNSVDADRIADLQIQFTGRIEPKNLQPPITLKTINNPDGTVTVKAELSEEEKQRYILEQLNRLLGESK; this is translated from the coding sequence ATGATCCGTAGTTTGAAATTTATACTTCCACTTTTATTTTTATCCGGAATGATCGCACTTTTTGCTCAGGATCTTTCTCAATGGCAGGACAAAAATCCTTACTCCAGAAGCCAAAATCTAAAAGTGGGAACTACTATATTTGTAAAATTGAAAGAAGGTTTTACGGCAGAGTTCGAGATCGAGTCAACTGCAGATGAGAATATCACTATCAAAGCTGTTCCTGATAAAAAAGTGATCCCTGAGAATCCTACTTATAATACGGATCGAACAATCGTTCGTAAAAATAAAGGTAAGATCAAATCTTTAGGTAAGCTAAAAGGAAATTTGACTGCCGTAGTAACAGCGATTGATACAAATACCGGTCTTTTAACTTTACAAGGACAACGTTCTTCTACTTATAATGGGGAACCTTCTCAAGTTCTTTTAACTGGAAGATTATCCCCTGAGTTTATTTCCAGAGACAATTCTGTGGATGCGGATCGTATTGCTGATTTACAGATCCAGTTTACTGGTAGGATAGAACCTAAAAATTTACAACCTCCTATTACTTTAAAAACGATCAATAACCCTGATGGAACAGTAACTGTCAAAGCTGAGCTTTCGGAAGAAGAAAAACAAAGATATATTCTGGAGCAGTTGAATCGTTTATTGGGAGAATCTAAATGA